In Fluviicola taffensis DSM 16823, the following are encoded in one genomic region:
- a CDS encoding KUP/HAK/KT family potassium transporter codes for MSKNHHHALSFAGLIITVGIIFGDIGTSPLYVLKAIAGDRELTEQLILGGLSCVFWTLTLQTTIKYVIITLRADNKGEGGIFSLYTLVRQRKKWIVIPAMIGGAALLADGIITPPVSVSSAIEGLTYLYPEIQTLPIIIGIIVAIFVIQQFGTSVVGKAFGPVMLIWFLMLGGLGIMQLATDVTVLKALNPYYAYDLLVNYPQGFWLLGAVFLCTTGAEALYSDLGHCGKQNIRVSWIFVKTMLVINYFGQGTYLMHNLGKTVGGENPFFLIVPDEFRLIAIIIATAAAIVASQALISGSFTLINEAIRLNLWPRVQVRFPSNIKGQIYIPSVNWFMMLGCIGMVLYFRKSENMEAAYGLSIVLAMISTTVLLYFYMVRRHWNPIFRFTLTGVFLIVEGGFLIAQVDKFPHGGYITLILAATLICLMFVIFKSKKIRNSYVEYVKIKYYLPLLQKLSIDDQIPTTATHLVYLTSSERVDQAESKIFYSILEQQPKRAERYWFVHVITTDEPYTMEYKVTKHDENDLIRIDFRLGFRVQPKLDMMFRQVVGEMVAAKEIDIQSRYACEYHRSDKIGDFRFVIIRKFLSNDNELPWFQKIIMNMYFFIKGLSLTEKNEFGLDPSSYVEEKFPYVISKSTQLTMKRID; via the coding sequence ATGTCAAAAAACCATCATCACGCACTTTCATTCGCGGGATTGATCATTACAGTCGGAATTATTTTTGGAGATATCGGAACTTCTCCACTTTATGTGTTAAAGGCCATTGCAGGTGACCGGGAACTTACAGAACAATTGATTCTGGGCGGGTTATCCTGTGTCTTTTGGACACTTACACTTCAAACCACCATTAAGTATGTAATTATTACACTTCGGGCCGACAATAAAGGAGAAGGAGGAATCTTTTCGCTGTATACGCTTGTGCGGCAGCGAAAGAAATGGATCGTAATACCTGCAATGATCGGTGGGGCTGCTTTGCTGGCTGATGGTATTATTACACCGCCTGTCTCTGTATCATCGGCAATTGAAGGATTGACTTATCTATACCCGGAAATCCAGACGCTGCCTATTATCATTGGAATCATTGTCGCAATTTTTGTCATACAACAGTTTGGAACCTCGGTAGTAGGTAAGGCATTCGGCCCGGTGATGCTGATTTGGTTTTTGATGCTTGGCGGGCTTGGAATCATGCAACTCGCGACCGATGTTACTGTTTTAAAAGCGTTGAATCCTTATTATGCGTATGATTTATTGGTGAATTACCCCCAGGGCTTTTGGTTATTAGGAGCTGTTTTTCTTTGTACAACAGGTGCTGAAGCCTTGTATTCGGATCTTGGACATTGCGGGAAACAGAACATCCGGGTGAGCTGGATATTTGTGAAAACAATGCTTGTGATCAATTATTTCGGTCAAGGGACATATTTAATGCACAATCTTGGAAAGACCGTAGGGGGAGAAAATCCGTTTTTCCTGATCGTTCCGGACGAGTTCCGTTTGATTGCCATTATTATTGCAACCGCTGCAGCAATTGTCGCTTCACAGGCCTTGATATCGGGATCGTTCACGCTTATAAACGAAGCAATCCGTTTGAACTTATGGCCAAGAGTTCAGGTACGCTTCCCATCCAATATTAAAGGTCAAATTTACATCCCGTCTGTGAATTGGTTCATGATGCTGGGGTGTATTGGTATGGTGCTCTACTTCCGAAAATCAGAGAATATGGAAGCAGCTTATGGACTATCCATTGTGCTGGCAATGATCAGTACTACTGTGTTGTTATATTTTTACATGGTCCGCAGACATTGGAATCCGATCTTTCGGTTTACGCTGACAGGAGTTTTCCTGATCGTGGAAGGTGGGTTCTTGATTGCTCAAGTTGATAAATTTCCACACGGAGGTTACATTACCCTCATTCTTGCTGCAACCTTGATTTGTCTCATGTTCGTGATTTTCAAAAGCAAAAAGATTCGAAACAGCTACGTGGAATATGTAAAGATTAAATACTATTTGCCATTACTTCAAAAATTGTCCATAGATGATCAAATTCCAACCACTGCAACGCATTTGGTTTACCTGACCAGTTCGGAAAGGGTTGACCAGGCAGAATCCAAAATATTTTATTCTATTCTGGAACAGCAGCCGAAGCGAGCCGAACGTTACTGGTTTGTGCATGTTATTACTACTGATGAGCCTTATACGATGGAGTATAAAGTAACGAAGCACGATGAAAACGATTTGATTCGCATTGACTTCAGATTGGGTTTCAGGGTACAACCGAAACTAGATATGATGTTTCGACAAGTAGTTGGCGAGATGGTAGCAGCGAAAGAAATTGATATTCAAAGCCGCTATGCTTGTGAGTATCACAGAAGTGATAAAATTGGAGACTTCCGTTTTGTAATCATCCGTAAATTTCTTTCCAATGATAATGAGTTACCTTGGTTCCAAAAGATCATTATGAATATGTACTTTTTCATAAAAGGGCTTTCTTTAACTGAAAAGAATGAATTCGGACTGGATCCAAGCAGTTACGTGGAAGAAAAGTTTCCTTACGTAATATCGAAGTCTACTCAGTTAACCATGAAACGGATTGATTAA
- a CDS encoding response regulator: protein MSKAEILIIDDEPHIRKLLEINLESNDYKVSMAETGQEGLLKAVNHPPDLIILDLGLPDKNGHIVLKELREWYGKPIIILSAQNEEESIVKALDNGANDYLTKPFRSQELLARIRSGIRHSESQTVITTMEFGDIELDLTARVVKKRGQEVKLTFTEYSLLVLLAKYAGKVLTHQFILKEVWGPGYQMETQYLRVFVAQIRKKIEENPNDPKHLLTESRVGYRFI, encoded by the coding sequence ATGAGTAAAGCTGAAATTTTGATTATAGACGATGAACCTCATATTCGCAAATTGCTTGAGATTAATCTGGAGAGCAATGACTATAAGGTAAGTATGGCTGAAACAGGTCAGGAAGGTTTGTTGAAAGCAGTCAATCATCCACCGGATCTTATTATACTTGATTTGGGCCTTCCGGACAAAAACGGGCATATTGTACTGAAAGAACTACGGGAATGGTATGGTAAACCAATTATTATTCTTTCTGCCCAGAATGAGGAAGAAAGTATCGTTAAGGCACTGGACAACGGAGCAAATGATTACCTAACCAAACCTTTTCGATCTCAGGAATTACTTGCTCGCATACGTTCGGGAATTCGTCATTCAGAATCCCAGACCGTTATTACTACCATGGAGTTTGGTGATATTGAACTGGATTTGACGGCACGTGTTGTTAAGAAGCGTGGACAGGAAGTAAAACTAACTTTTACGGAATATTCGCTATTGGTTTTGCTGGCAAAATATGCTGGAAAAGTACTGACTCATCAGTTTATTTTGAAAGAGGTTTGGGGACCTGGTTATCAGATGGAAACGCAATACTTGCGTGTATTCGTAGCTCAAATTCGTAAAAAAATTGAGGAAAATCCAAATGACCCCAAGCATCTTCTAACAGAAAGTCGTGTTGGTTACCGGTTTATATGA
- a CDS encoding porin yields MKYLALLFLMINGHLFSQVVNTGMTANYDSLEVGKIKIGGLIDAYYGFDFNQPETSDRPYCVSSPRHNEININLAYIELQYINKRVRGRLVPGFGTYINSNYANEKGSLKYLIEANVGVRLSKKRDIWIDAGIMGSPFTNETAISKDHLMYTRSFASEYVPYYLTGVKVSLPIGKKIKAYGYILNGWQVISDVNNPLSVGTQIEYRPSKTVLINWDTYVGDESSKLAPENRTRYFTDVYLIYNSTKKFSMTSCAYIGAQDKKDTLNMKSRAIWWQANVIATYQFTKAISLAGRIEYYNDLKSVQVVPITSAKGFDTYSAGLCLNVKIGDNALFRLEGRSFYSDRKMFIDKNKQETNSSNLLITSLTVWF; encoded by the coding sequence ATGAAATATTTAGCACTCCTATTTTTGATGATCAATGGTCATTTATTTAGTCAGGTAGTCAATACGGGGATGACCGCGAATTATGACTCCTTGGAAGTTGGAAAAATAAAAATTGGAGGTTTAATTGACGCTTACTATGGCTTCGATTTCAATCAGCCCGAAACTTCCGACAGACCCTATTGTGTTTCATCTCCTCGTCATAATGAAATTAATATAAACCTGGCATACATTGAATTGCAATACATCAATAAACGTGTACGCGGAAGATTAGTTCCCGGATTCGGTACGTATATCAACTCCAACTATGCAAATGAAAAAGGCAGCCTGAAATACCTGATTGAAGCAAATGTAGGTGTGCGTCTTTCTAAAAAACGTGATATCTGGATTGATGCTGGAATTATGGGGTCACCTTTTACCAATGAAACAGCTATTTCCAAAGATCACCTGATGTACACACGTTCATTTGCCTCGGAATACGTACCCTATTATTTGACCGGGGTAAAAGTGAGTCTTCCGATAGGAAAGAAAATAAAAGCATACGGATATATTCTCAATGGCTGGCAGGTAATAAGTGACGTTAATAATCCGCTTTCCGTAGGAACTCAGATTGAATACCGGCCTTCAAAGACCGTATTGATCAACTGGGATACTTATGTTGGTGATGAATCTTCGAAGTTAGCACCAGAGAATCGAACACGCTATTTTACAGATGTATATTTGATCTATAACTCCACAAAGAAATTTTCAATGACCTCCTGCGCATACATTGGGGCGCAAGACAAAAAAGATACACTTAACATGAAATCCAGAGCTATTTGGTGGCAGGCTAATGTGATAGCCACTTACCAGTTTACCAAAGCTATTTCATTGGCAGGTCGGATTGAATATTATAATGATCTAAAATCCGTACAAGTTGTTCCAATTACCTCTGCAAAAGGATTTGATACTTATAGTGCAGGATTGTGTTTGAATGTAAAAATTGGTGACAATGCACTTTTCCGTTTGGAAGGAAGATCGTTTTATTCAGATCGGAAAATGTTCATCGATAAAAACAAACAGGAAACAAATAGTAGCAACTTACTAATCACTAGTCTGACAGTTTGGTTTTAG
- a CDS encoding trypsin-like peptidase domain-containing protein has protein sequence MNKINLLFFLLIGITLSCSSSEKKAKVFYFSQLQQTQYLLTNQISMKNRGLATGASSYLLELYDSTYLVTAKHLTRDAMGFSPALDLETYSDSVNFWYGLSRTSQLSLEIIETTDLLYCDEIMDDLIMLRVKDKPKEIGIFQPNFKRLKKGDRVSIIACEYSDIGCNQKQYFGTFQQYTVVDQMEVFMDSSNIEPAGMSGAPVVDDQFKVVGHVLAGGVGDKGILKLYLAPIDLVKRIKLIN, from the coding sequence ATGAATAAAATCAACCTTCTATTTTTCCTACTTATTGGGATTACTCTATCATGCTCTTCAAGCGAAAAAAAAGCGAAAGTTTTTTATTTTTCGCAACTTCAACAAACACAATACTTATTGACGAATCAAATTAGTATGAAAAATCGTGGTTTGGCAACAGGAGCATCTTCTTATCTACTTGAATTGTATGATTCAACTTATCTTGTGACGGCTAAACACCTTACTAGAGACGCTATGGGATTTAGCCCAGCCTTAGATTTGGAAACATATTCGGACAGTGTTAATTTCTGGTATGGGCTTTCAAGAACAAGTCAATTGTCGTTAGAAATTATTGAAACAACAGATTTATTATACTGTGATGAAATAATGGATGATCTGATCATGTTGAGAGTTAAAGATAAGCCAAAGGAAATTGGAATTTTTCAACCAAATTTCAAGCGTTTAAAGAAAGGAGATCGCGTATCTATAATTGCATGTGAATATTCTGATATTGGATGTAATCAAAAGCAGTATTTTGGAACATTTCAGCAGTATACAGTTGTGGATCAAATGGAGGTTTTTATGGACTCTTCCAATATTGAACCAGCAGGTATGAGCGGTGCTCCAGTTGTTGATGATCAATTCAAGGTAGTAGGACACGTTCTGGCAGGAGGTGTCGGTGATAAGGGAATTCTGAAACTTTATCTTGCTCCGATTGATCTCGTGAAGAGAATTAAATTAATTAATTAG